The stretch of DNA CCTAGGGGTATGGGGTCACACTGTTCTTGATCAGATTCAACCAAGTTCTTTTGCACAtatcttagaaaaaaaactgaGCACAAAAGTGTGGTCCTCTAAGGATTGATACAATATTTCTTTATCAGTTTGTACACTTATCACATGCTTCCCTCTTAATTGCAGTAACTGGTATATAGGTCCCCTTTTTGCTGCTACTGATGTTAACTCTTTTTTGACAATATTTCCTTGAACTTCCTATTGTGTCCCATAAAAACTCTCCTGTAATTTCTTAACTAGAACTGTTTGTAGCTGAGGGATATTTTTCTGGGAGGGTAGATATGTCTTGTCATTCTTTctgtatatttgtttttgttactacTCTTGGTGACAATTGAAACATCCTTATTATTGTAATAGTTAAGTTGAAACGTGTCCATAAAATGAATCTGAAAAACCTTATCACTTCACTTTTGACTCTACAGGCTGAAGTTGCACCATCTGGTCCCTTCCCTGTGAAACTGATGGAACCTGTTCCGCAACTAAACTCTTCAGGTCAGGAAAATCGCAATGTCACTTTCTGCAGCCTCTCAAACTTATTTTTAGCTTTAGGTTGGTGTCACTTATGTTAGTTATATCTTAGCCATCATGCTACAATGTTAATTTATAGACATATAATTAGTTAGAGAAAAAGTACAAGAAAAGAGTTTCTGTGATGTTGCATCTGCCTGCATTTTGCCAATAGAGTGTCCAAATATGTCGTTTTGGCATATCCTTTTCCATTTCCTTTCCTAAGAGACTTGATTGAATCAGATTAGCTTACGAATTGCTGCATTATACTGGTGGAGGAGGTATTAATCAATGTTTATGTATGATATCCCTATTACTAAAGTCTTGCCAAATTAATAAAGGAACTCGTATACTCTTTGGGGTAAAACAAATTCTAGCTACGTTGTCAACTATATCTattaatgttttgatttgatagtTTAACATAACAAAACTACATGGTTAATTAGGTACATGGATTTTCCCATgttctttttgtcaaaaaaccTCCTTTTGAATGCCACAATTAAGACTAACCCGTCATACTCATTCGCGTTAGCATCTGTTATGTGGAGTCTACCGCGGGTATGTGAATCACAAATTTTTCGAGTTCATTGATtgtgatattatatatttgttgattaatggaaaaaagatggctagctacatgaagtattggagaatgcatggtcacacatgtcaagtataatattgtatcatcaactacacgaagtatatgtattgcatgaccacatgcatgaactatatgacgttatgttgTCAACAgcatagacatacaatctggTACACCGGTCGAATGATTCCGGCAAAGACCGAcattgactccggcgttgaccaacattgaccaaaaaaaattatattttaatattttctattaaaaaacaaaataataaattattatattaaattatatatggtttttcatgattagaaaacaCATTCTGTTATCTAATTATTTCTAGatctctaatgtattcattcttataattagttacttttatttttgaagctaaactaatagttaaataaaattattaataattattttaaagatatatatatatatatatataacatatgtaattattaatgattttatatatataaatctctgatcatcatattatttaaaattttaaatactacaagaatcaataaaatcaaattcaactattttcattagaaaataatatgcaaaagatttgagtatatgactctttactttaaaatttgcatggtaaagagtatacaaaattttagatactctttggtataaaaaaaatttacatactcctaataacatgtaaacaataacaaaaaaattaacactatttacttttaatagataaaatataatgatacataattattttcaatatataatataagggcatttgcaaaaatcctcttattctatatccttttgcaaacatatcctaaaatcaagataaaatctattaatatcttgaaaataattattaattatttttatttaactattattttagctttaaaaataaaaattaattaattataagaataaatacattagagatacctaagatatttagatattgaatagaatgttttctaatcatgaaaattcataaataatttaatatagtaatttattattttgttttttcatagaaaaaaattaaaatacaattttttttggtcaatgttggtcaacgccggagtcaacgttGGTCTTAGCCGGAATTATTCGaccggtgtaccggattgtatgtctgtggtgttgaccacataatgtcatatagttcatgcatgtggtcatgcaatacatatacttcgtgtagttgaggatacaatattatacttggcatgtgtgaccatgcattctccaatacttcgtgtagttagccatcttttttccttgaTTAATATATTCCTTTGGATTGCCTAGtctaaaagaaaagataagaaataAACACAAAAGTAGAAAAGATTGAGGaatttttctttgctttaattagcttttaaaaaaatgtttttaactaGAAATTGCaagtaaaaaatcaataataataatttgcaAGTTAAGAGAAGAATAGCTCTATCGCAGACTCTACATTTGTGTGTTTATGGACCACTTCACTCACTTTGTCTCTCTCTACCATTTTGTCTTGTCCATTGTCTTCACTTACCAAGACGCACcaaattatcatcatcatcatcatctaagcTTATATATTACCAATTTTGaggttttatttgtttccaaGACATGGCAATATAATGAGTCCAGTGTGCACTAGATTCGTTTCAAACCtcgtaaatatatatttgtactcAAGATGTTTGCTTATCTACTGTTTaacttatattgtttttttttttttgtatttgttactTTGGTACTAGATTCTATGATTTAATGATTTTCGTACAGTAAAAATCTATCTGAGTACATTACTCTGACTGACAATTTCCCTGAAACAATAGTGTTCGAAGCTTTTACTCCACAGCTATGATAATTATGGACACGTAAAATGATAAATTCCTTTCCTTCATTGAAGCACGTGTagcgaacaaaaaaaaaaaaaagatcgatgAACATTAAACGAAACAAATTACGTGAATGTCACACACATCGTGCCGTTTCTAATTCAGAAAAATAAACACcgcatcatttttttttttcactaagtTACACTCAGTAAAAGAAGGATACGGATGGGAATAGGTTATAAAAAGtctttaaagttttatttttgtttaggaaTCGCTAAAGATGAAGATCGAGACTCACATGATCATGCACATTAGGACTCAAGCCGTACCGGTATGAAGAAGCTCGGGTCTGAGATCCGGGGCCACCCACCTGTAACGGTGGTCGCGCCTGAGAGCCGGCCAACAACGATAATGTtgagttagaagaagaagaagagatgtcACTACTAGTAAACGCTGCGTTTGAGTTATAAATGCCTTGAAggccagaggaagaagaagcccGTGGTACACGCCATAGTCCTAACGGGCTCCCGTAGCTCGGTCGTGTGTAATACGCCGACGACTGAGGACCATAAAAGTATCTTCCATAGGACCTAGCCGCGGTTAATGGACTGCTAGTCCACGAAGGGTAATGACGGTAACTGTAAAGGCTAGTGTCAGGATGATGAAAGTAAGAGGAAACACCGCGTTTGGCAAGCTGGCGTTCACGTTTGTGAGCGTTTTGGTGTCCACCTAGGGCTTGTGAAGTAGGGAAGTTTCTAAAGCAATAGTGACACTCGAATCTcctattgttgatgatgttaCTATTGTCCTTATCGTTATCTCcggtttgatcttcttcttcttcctcttcttctttatttttgctCTGGGAGGGATCGGAGTAGTCTTCTTGACCGGTGGTGCCGGAGAAATCTTTGCCGAAGACACGAATGGGtttagggttcttatctttAGGACGGCGGATGAAAGGAAGCTTAGACCATGTGCATCGCCGTTGTCTTGGGCCGTCCCTCAtgtttttggaattaaaaataaatcaaaaataaccCATTAACCAAAAAACGTATTCTCAACGGGGACGTTTTTTCTCTCGTCGACTTGGCCACGTGCTTCCTTCTGATTGGAAAAAGAAATTGTCTAGGTAAACAGAACAAAAACTTTTCTCTCATATCTCGACGGCGATTCCATCTTCTGTGTCTTCCGAAGGCGATCCGATCATATCTCCAGAAGTTGTCGACGAATTCCGGTAGCCGATCTTCTCTCTATCCCGAAGGTGGTCCGATCTGCAGTCGAGAGGTTCTGTCTTCTCGGGTTTCAGTTTGTCTCTTGAAGACGcacttcatcttctccaacGTTTCTTCAACTCTTCAAACCAGATTAAGCAGATTCACACTGTCCTCTTTACCAGCAACGCTTTGGTCGCTTCAAGATGGAAAACGAAATGCGTCTACAACACACTCATTCGATCTTATCTCACTACAGGACAATCCAAGACCTCTCTTGCTCTCTTCACCCACATGCTTGCAAGGCAAGTCCGACCAATCAATCTCACTTTCCCTTCTCTGATAAAAGTAGCTTGttcatctttctctgtttcttatgGTGTTGCCTTACATGGCCAAACTCTTAAACGGGGTGTTCTATGGGATCCATTTGTTCACACTTCTTTTGTTCGATTCTATGGTGAAGTCTGTGATTTGAAGAGCTCGAGGAAGATGTTTGATGGTATTGTAGATCCTTGTGTTGTAGCTTGTAACAGTTTGTTTGATGCTTgtggaagaaacagagagatggaTTTTGCTTTCGAGTTATTTCAGAGTATGCCTGTAACTGATGTGGTTTCTTGGACTACTGTTATCAATGGGTTTAGTAAGAACGGGTTACACGCCAGAGCTGTTATGCTTTTTGGTGAGATGATACAGAATGAACGTGAGGTAATAACTCCGAATGAGGCTACTTTCGTTAGTGTGCTTTCTTCTTGTGCTAATTTGGATCGAGGAGGTCTTCGTTTGGGGAAACAGATTCATGTATATGTTATGGGGAGAGAGATCATCCTCACTACTACTTTGTGTACTGCTTTGCTCGATATGTATGGAAAAGCCGGTGACTTGGAAATGGCGAGTACAAGATCATTCCAACATCAGAGCATTATGGTTGCATTGTTGATCTCATAGGTAGAGCTGGACTATTGGTTGACGCGGCCAATTTCATTAATAATTTGCCATCCAAGCCTGATGCTTCTGTTCTCGGAGCTCTTTTGGGCGCCTGCAAGATTCATGAGAATGCTGAGTTAGGAAAAAAGTAGGTAAACAGCTTATCGGACTGCAACCTCAACAATGTGGCCAGTATGTGGCATTGTTGACGTTAAATGCTTTGGATAGCAATTGGTCAGTAGCAGAACAGATGAGGAAAGCCATGACAGGAGCTGGAATTTGGAAAATCCCTGCTTACAGTGTGCTGTCTTAAGGCTTGAGAAGTGAGAAGCACTGTGTGATCTATGTTCTGTTCTACTATGTTCAGTTCACTCATAGCGGCTTTCTATAGAATTCGTTGATAAAGAAGATCAAGAGCTTACTTGAAGACTAAATGTCAGCACACCAGCTTCTACCAAGCACTCTCTTAAGGTTATTCTTCTATGACGTTAACCTTGACGGGAACAAGATCACAAAGTAGACTTGGAGGTCTTTTCTTTCCAAAGGGTCTTTAGTGGGCATTTTGTCGTTTGGGATCACAATCTCTTGACCCTGTTTTACAATATAGAGTTAAGAGTTGTTGAGCGTGAAGCCGGTTAAAGCATCTATAAGAGagacctttcttcttcttgagaatCAGATGAGATAAAAATGACTACATGTTCTCT from Camelina sativa cultivar DH55 chromosome 9, Cs, whole genome shotgun sequence encodes:
- the LOC104712493 gene encoding zinc finger protein GIS: MDESTGETDTQDFMNVESFSQLPFIRRPKDKNPKPIRVFGKDFSGTTGQEDYSDPSQSKNKEEEEEEEDQTGDNDKDNSNIINNRRFECHYCFRNFPTSQALGGHQNAHKRERQLAKRGVSSYFHHPDTSLYSYRHYPSWTSSPLTAARSYGRYFYGPQSSAYYTRPSYGSPLGLWRVPRASSSSGLQGIYNSNAAFTSSDISSSSSNSTLSLLAGSQARPPLQVGGPGSQTRASSYRYGLSPNVHDHVSLDLHL
- the LOC109126321 gene encoding putative pentatricopeptide repeat-containing protein At1g10330; its protein translation is PIFSLSRRWSDLQSRGSVFSGFSLSLEDALHLLQRFFNSSNQIKQIHTVLFTSNALVASRWKTKCVYNTLIRSYLTTGQSKTSLALFTHMLARQVRPINLTFPSLIKVACSSFSVSYGVALHGQTLKRGVLWDPFVHTSFVRFYGEVCDLKSSRKMFDGIVDPCVVACNSLFDACGRNREMDFAFELFQSMPVTDVVSWTTVINGFSKNGLHARAVMLFGEMIQNEREVITPNEATFVSVLSSCANLDRGGLRLGKQIHVYVMGREIILTTTLCTALLDMYGKAGDLEMASRAGLLVDAANFINNLPSKPDASVLGALLGACKIHENAELGKNNWSVAEQMRKAMTGAGIWKIPAYSVLS